Proteins encoded together in one Astatotilapia calliptera chromosome 7, fAstCal1.2, whole genome shotgun sequence window:
- the pax8 gene encoding paired box protein Pax-8 isoform X2: MSSNTGRGGMFVNGRPLPEVIRQRIVDMAHQGVRPCDISRQLRVSHGCVSKILGRYYETGSIKPGVIGGSKPKVATPKVVEKIAEYKRQNPTMFAWEIRDRLLAEGVCDSDTVPSVSSINRIIRTKVQQPFNLPLDGKGLSPGQTLIPSSAVTPPESPQSDSLGSTYSISGLLGIPQPNGEGKRSHDDSDQESCRHSVDSQGSGGIPRKQMRVEHFPPASQHLDCGFDRHHYPPDSFGSAANSKTEQTLYPLSLINGSLDEAKTSLSSSSSAIGRNLSAHQSYTMVTEPVQTLPLCLKQEMSPEVTSTTPSPNMAACNLAFVELHALQKPISVSGSSCSGSSSSSSNHFPNAFNSFSHHAPVYGQFSSQSVISGRDMVSSTLPGYPPHIPSPAQTGYSSSAITGMVAAGADYSGQSYSHSPYTSYSEAWRFTNSSLLGSPYYYSSASRTGPPSAAAYDHL; encoded by the exons GTGGAATGTTTGTTAATGGACGCCCGCTTCCGGAGGTGATCCGGCAACGCATTGTGGACATGGCCCATCAGGGGGTTCGGCCTTGTGACATCTCCCGGCAGCTTCGAGTCAGCCACGGCTGCGTCAGCAAGATCCTGGGACG CTACTATGAAACAGGCAGCATCAAGCCCGGTGTGATTGGCGGCTCCAAGCCCAAAGTGGCCACTCCTAAGGTTGTGGAGAAGATCGCTGAGTACAAGAGGCAGAATCCCACCATGTTCGCCTGGGAAATCAGAGACCGGCTGCTGGCGGAGGGAGTGTGTGACAGTGACACAGTGCCCAGCGTGAGCTCCATTAACAG AATAATCCGAACGAAGGTCCAGCAGCCGTTTAACCTTCCTCTGGATGGAAAAGGCCTGAGTCCAGGGCAAACTTTGA TCCCCAGTTCTGCGGTCACCCCTCCAGAATCCCCGCAGTCGGACTCTCTGGGTTCAACTTACTCCATCAGTGGCTTGCTGGGTATTCCTCAACCCAACGGCGAAGGCAAAAGGAGCCACGATGACA GTGATCAGGAGAGCTGTCGGCACAGCGTGGACTCTCAGGGCAGCGGAGGCATCCCGAGGAAACAGATGAGAGTGGAACACTTCCCCCCCGCCTCGCAACATCTGGACTGCGGCTTCGATCGTCATCACTATCCTCCGGATTCATTCGGATCAGCAGCAAACAGCAAAACCGAGCAG ACTCTGTACCCGCTGTCCCTCATCAACGGTAGCCTAGACGAAGCCAAGACCAGCCTCTCATCATCCAGCTCTGCCATTGGACGAAATCTGTCGGCACACCAGAGCTACACCATGGTGACTG AGCCCGTACAGACCCTGCCACTTTGtctaaaacaggaaatgtccCCAGAAGTGACCAGCACAACCCCCTCCCCAAACATGGCAGCCTGTAACCTGGCTTTTGTGGAGCTGCACGCGCTGCAGAAACCCATTTCTGTCAGCGGCAGCAgctgcagcggcagcagcagcagcagttccaACCATTTCCCCAACGCCTTCAACTCATTCTCCCATCATGCACCAGTGTATGGGCAATTCAGCAGTCAGTCTGTCATCTCAG GGCGCGACATGGTGAGCTCCACCCTCCCTGGCTACCCACCTCACATCCCCTCCCCTGCTCAGACGGGATACTCTTCCTCTGCAATCACGGGAATGGTAGCAG CAGGTGCAGACTACTCGGGTCAGTCCTACAGCCACTCGCCCTACACCTCGTACAGCGAAGCCTGGAGGTTCACCAACTCCAGCTTGCTGG GCTCGCCCTATTACTACAGCTCGGCCTCCCGCACGGGCCCGCCATCTGCAGCCGCCTACGACCACCTCTAG
- the pax8 gene encoding paired box protein Pax-8 isoform X1, giving the protein MSSNTGRGHGGLNQLGGMFVNGRPLPEVIRQRIVDMAHQGVRPCDISRQLRVSHGCVSKILGRYYETGSIKPGVIGGSKPKVATPKVVEKIAEYKRQNPTMFAWEIRDRLLAEGVCDSDTVPSVSSINRIIRTKVQQPFNLPLDGKGLSPGQTLIPSSAVTPPESPQSDSLGSTYSISGLLGIPQPNGEGKRSHDDSDQESCRHSVDSQGSGGIPRKQMRVEHFPPASQHLDCGFDRHHYPPDSFGSAANSKTEQTLYPLSLINGSLDEAKTSLSSSSSAIGRNLSAHQSYTMVTEPVQTLPLCLKQEMSPEVTSTTPSPNMAACNLAFVELHALQKPISVSGSSCSGSSSSSSNHFPNAFNSFSHHAPVYGQFSSQSVISGRDMVSSTLPGYPPHIPSPAQTGYSSSAITGMVAAGADYSGQSYSHSPYTSYSEAWRFTNSSLLGSPYYYSSASRTGPPSAAAYDHL; this is encoded by the exons gTCATGGGGGTCTTAACCAACTAGGTGGAATGTTTGTTAATGGACGCCCGCTTCCGGAGGTGATCCGGCAACGCATTGTGGACATGGCCCATCAGGGGGTTCGGCCTTGTGACATCTCCCGGCAGCTTCGAGTCAGCCACGGCTGCGTCAGCAAGATCCTGGGACG CTACTATGAAACAGGCAGCATCAAGCCCGGTGTGATTGGCGGCTCCAAGCCCAAAGTGGCCACTCCTAAGGTTGTGGAGAAGATCGCTGAGTACAAGAGGCAGAATCCCACCATGTTCGCCTGGGAAATCAGAGACCGGCTGCTGGCGGAGGGAGTGTGTGACAGTGACACAGTGCCCAGCGTGAGCTCCATTAACAG AATAATCCGAACGAAGGTCCAGCAGCCGTTTAACCTTCCTCTGGATGGAAAAGGCCTGAGTCCAGGGCAAACTTTGA TCCCCAGTTCTGCGGTCACCCCTCCAGAATCCCCGCAGTCGGACTCTCTGGGTTCAACTTACTCCATCAGTGGCTTGCTGGGTATTCCTCAACCCAACGGCGAAGGCAAAAGGAGCCACGATGACA GTGATCAGGAGAGCTGTCGGCACAGCGTGGACTCTCAGGGCAGCGGAGGCATCCCGAGGAAACAGATGAGAGTGGAACACTTCCCCCCCGCCTCGCAACATCTGGACTGCGGCTTCGATCGTCATCACTATCCTCCGGATTCATTCGGATCAGCAGCAAACAGCAAAACCGAGCAG ACTCTGTACCCGCTGTCCCTCATCAACGGTAGCCTAGACGAAGCCAAGACCAGCCTCTCATCATCCAGCTCTGCCATTGGACGAAATCTGTCGGCACACCAGAGCTACACCATGGTGACTG AGCCCGTACAGACCCTGCCACTTTGtctaaaacaggaaatgtccCCAGAAGTGACCAGCACAACCCCCTCCCCAAACATGGCAGCCTGTAACCTGGCTTTTGTGGAGCTGCACGCGCTGCAGAAACCCATTTCTGTCAGCGGCAGCAgctgcagcggcagcagcagcagcagttccaACCATTTCCCCAACGCCTTCAACTCATTCTCCCATCATGCACCAGTGTATGGGCAATTCAGCAGTCAGTCTGTCATCTCAG GGCGCGACATGGTGAGCTCCACCCTCCCTGGCTACCCACCTCACATCCCCTCCCCTGCTCAGACGGGATACTCTTCCTCTGCAATCACGGGAATGGTAGCAG CAGGTGCAGACTACTCGGGTCAGTCCTACAGCCACTCGCCCTACACCTCGTACAGCGAAGCCTGGAGGTTCACCAACTCCAGCTTGCTGG GCTCGCCCTATTACTACAGCTCGGCCTCCCGCACGGGCCCGCCATCTGCAGCCGCCTACGACCACCTCTAG
- the pax8 gene encoding paired box protein Pax-8 isoform X3 has product MSSNTGRGHGGLNQLGGMFVNGRPLPEVIRQRIVDMAHQGVRPCDISRQLRVSHGCVSKILGRYYETGSIKPGVIGGSKPKVATPKVVEKIAEYKRQNPTMFAWEIRDRLLAEGVCDSDTVPSVSSINRIIRTKVQQPFNLPLDGKGLSPGQTLIPSSAVTPPESPQSDSLGSTYSISGLLGIPQPNGEGKRSHDDSDQESCRHSVDSQGSGGIPRKQMRVEHFPPASQHLDCGFDRHHYPPDSFGSAANSKTEQTLYPLSLINGSLDEAKTSLSSSSSAIGRNLSAHQSYTMVTGRDMVSSTLPGYPPHIPSPAQTGYSSSAITGMVAAGADYSGQSYSHSPYTSYSEAWRFTNSSLLGSPYYYSSASRTGPPSAAAYDHL; this is encoded by the exons gTCATGGGGGTCTTAACCAACTAGGTGGAATGTTTGTTAATGGACGCCCGCTTCCGGAGGTGATCCGGCAACGCATTGTGGACATGGCCCATCAGGGGGTTCGGCCTTGTGACATCTCCCGGCAGCTTCGAGTCAGCCACGGCTGCGTCAGCAAGATCCTGGGACG CTACTATGAAACAGGCAGCATCAAGCCCGGTGTGATTGGCGGCTCCAAGCCCAAAGTGGCCACTCCTAAGGTTGTGGAGAAGATCGCTGAGTACAAGAGGCAGAATCCCACCATGTTCGCCTGGGAAATCAGAGACCGGCTGCTGGCGGAGGGAGTGTGTGACAGTGACACAGTGCCCAGCGTGAGCTCCATTAACAG AATAATCCGAACGAAGGTCCAGCAGCCGTTTAACCTTCCTCTGGATGGAAAAGGCCTGAGTCCAGGGCAAACTTTGA TCCCCAGTTCTGCGGTCACCCCTCCAGAATCCCCGCAGTCGGACTCTCTGGGTTCAACTTACTCCATCAGTGGCTTGCTGGGTATTCCTCAACCCAACGGCGAAGGCAAAAGGAGCCACGATGACA GTGATCAGGAGAGCTGTCGGCACAGCGTGGACTCTCAGGGCAGCGGAGGCATCCCGAGGAAACAGATGAGAGTGGAACACTTCCCCCCCGCCTCGCAACATCTGGACTGCGGCTTCGATCGTCATCACTATCCTCCGGATTCATTCGGATCAGCAGCAAACAGCAAAACCGAGCAG ACTCTGTACCCGCTGTCCCTCATCAACGGTAGCCTAGACGAAGCCAAGACCAGCCTCTCATCATCCAGCTCTGCCATTGGACGAAATCTGTCGGCACACCAGAGCTACACCATGGTGACTG GGCGCGACATGGTGAGCTCCACCCTCCCTGGCTACCCACCTCACATCCCCTCCCCTGCTCAGACGGGATACTCTTCCTCTGCAATCACGGGAATGGTAGCAG CAGGTGCAGACTACTCGGGTCAGTCCTACAGCCACTCGCCCTACACCTCGTACAGCGAAGCCTGGAGGTTCACCAACTCCAGCTTGCTGG GCTCGCCCTATTACTACAGCTCGGCCTCCCGCACGGGCCCGCCATCTGCAGCCGCCTACGACCACCTCTAG
- the pax8 gene encoding paired box protein Pax-8 isoform X4, giving the protein MSSNTGRGHGGLNQLGGMFVNGRPLPEVIRQRIVDMAHQGVRPCDISRQLRVSHGCVSKILGRYYETGSIKPGVIGGSKPKVATPKVVEKIAEYKRQNPTMFAWEIRDRLLAEGVCDSDTVPSVSSINRIIRTKVQQPFNLPLDGKGLSPGQTLIPSSAVTPPESPQSDSLGSTYSISGLLGIPQPNGEGKRSHDDSDQESCRHSVDSQGSGGIPRKQMRVEHFPPASQHLDCGFDRHHYPPDSFGSAANSKTEQTLYPLSLINGSLDEAKTSLSSSSSAIGRNLSAHQSYTMVTGNVPRSDQHNPLPKHGSL; this is encoded by the exons gTCATGGGGGTCTTAACCAACTAGGTGGAATGTTTGTTAATGGACGCCCGCTTCCGGAGGTGATCCGGCAACGCATTGTGGACATGGCCCATCAGGGGGTTCGGCCTTGTGACATCTCCCGGCAGCTTCGAGTCAGCCACGGCTGCGTCAGCAAGATCCTGGGACG CTACTATGAAACAGGCAGCATCAAGCCCGGTGTGATTGGCGGCTCCAAGCCCAAAGTGGCCACTCCTAAGGTTGTGGAGAAGATCGCTGAGTACAAGAGGCAGAATCCCACCATGTTCGCCTGGGAAATCAGAGACCGGCTGCTGGCGGAGGGAGTGTGTGACAGTGACACAGTGCCCAGCGTGAGCTCCATTAACAG AATAATCCGAACGAAGGTCCAGCAGCCGTTTAACCTTCCTCTGGATGGAAAAGGCCTGAGTCCAGGGCAAACTTTGA TCCCCAGTTCTGCGGTCACCCCTCCAGAATCCCCGCAGTCGGACTCTCTGGGTTCAACTTACTCCATCAGTGGCTTGCTGGGTATTCCTCAACCCAACGGCGAAGGCAAAAGGAGCCACGATGACA GTGATCAGGAGAGCTGTCGGCACAGCGTGGACTCTCAGGGCAGCGGAGGCATCCCGAGGAAACAGATGAGAGTGGAACACTTCCCCCCCGCCTCGCAACATCTGGACTGCGGCTTCGATCGTCATCACTATCCTCCGGATTCATTCGGATCAGCAGCAAACAGCAAAACCGAGCAG ACTCTGTACCCGCTGTCCCTCATCAACGGTAGCCTAGACGAAGCCAAGACCAGCCTCTCATCATCCAGCTCTGCCATTGGACGAAATCTGTCGGCACACCAGAGCTACACCATGGTGACTG gaaatgtccCCAGAAGTGACCAGCACAACCCCCTCCCCAAACATGGCAGCCTGTAA